A region from the Rheinheimera mangrovi genome encodes:
- the tuf gene encoding elongation factor Tu, producing MAKAKFERNKPHVNVGTIGHVDHGKTTLTAAITNVLAKHYGGQAFAFDQIDKAPEEKARGITINTSHVEYDTPTRHYAHVDCPGHADYVKNMITGAAQMDGAILVVAATDGPMPQTREHILLSRQVGVPFIVVFMNKCDMVDDEELLELVEMEVRELLSDYDFPGDDLPVIRGSALKGLEGDATWEPKILELAAALDSYIPEPQRAIDKPFIMPIEDVFSIAGRGTVVTGRVEQGIIKVGEAVEIVGLKDTVATTCTGVEMFRKLLDEGRAGENIGALLRGTKREDVERGQVLAKPGSIKPHTKFEGEVYVLSKEEGGRHTPFFKGYRPQFYFRTTDVTGSVELPEGVEMVMPGDNLKFVVELINPIAMDEGLRFAIREGGRTVGAGVVSKVLV from the coding sequence ATGGCTAAGGCTAAATTCGAACGTAATAAACCGCACGTTAACGTAGGCACCATCGGTCACGTTGACCACGGCAAAACTACTTTAACTGCTGCTATCACTAACGTACTGGCTAAGCACTACGGTGGTCAGGCATTCGCTTTCGATCAAATCGACAAAGCGCCAGAAGAGAAAGCTCGTGGTATCACGATCAACACTTCTCACGTTGAATACGATACACCAACACGCCACTACGCCCACGTAGACTGCCCAGGCCACGCTGACTATGTTAAAAACATGATCACTGGTGCTGCACAGATGGACGGCGCAATCCTGGTAGTAGCTGCAACTGACGGCCCAATGCCACAGACACGCGAGCACATCCTGTTATCTCGTCAGGTAGGCGTACCTTTCATCGTAGTATTCATGAACAAATGTGACATGGTAGACGACGAAGAGCTGTTAGAGCTGGTGGAGATGGAAGTTCGTGAACTTCTGTCAGACTACGATTTCCCAGGTGATGACCTGCCGGTAATCCGTGGTTCAGCTTTAAAAGGTCTGGAAGGCGATGCAACGTGGGAGCCAAAAATCCTTGAGCTGGCAGCAGCTTTAGATTCTTACATCCCAGAACCACAACGTGCGATTGACAAACCATTCATCATGCCAATCGAAGACGTATTCTCAATTGCAGGTCGCGGAACAGTAGTAACTGGTCGTGTAGAGCAAGGTATCATCAAAGTTGGTGAAGCAGTAGAAATCGTAGGTCTGAAAGACACTGTGGCAACAACTTGTACTGGTGTAGAAATGTTCCGTAAACTGTTAGACGAAGGTCGTGCAGGCGAGAACATCGGCGCACTGTTACGTGGTACTAAGCGTGAAGACGTAGAACGTGGTCAAGTATTAGCGAAGCCAGGTTCAATCAAGCCACACACGAAGTTCGAAGGTGAAGTGTACGTATTATCAAAAGAAGAAGGTGGTCGTCATACTCCATTCTTCAAAGGTTACCGTCCACAGTTCTACTTCCGTACAACAGACGTAACTGGTTCAGTAGAACTGCCAGAAGGCGTAGAGATGGTAATGCCAGGCGACAACCTGAAGTTTGTTGTTGAACTGATCAACCCAATCGCGATGGACGAAGGTTTACGCTTCGCGATCCGTGAAGGTGGTCGCACAGTAGGTGCTGGTGTAGTATCTAAAGTACTGGTTTAA